A genomic segment from Pseudomonas sp. S09G 359 encodes:
- a CDS encoding lipid II flippase MurJ has protein sequence MLGSAAWLTVATLLGLCLGFAREWLLVAAWGAGERSDAFLIALFLPEALRMSLAGGVLSAAALPLYLGRKDGERLDWLAVLFPALMLIALVTSLLLTLLAPWLVQVLGPGLAASATALAGSNLQIVAWCVPGLMLHALFSIPLQASERFVLAGLGSLLFNLPPVTYLALAGTATQPHSLALACLAGSLLMPLALLPSIWRQGWRPWRWQLSVAPLRELGQRIGPLLLSNGASQGLALIERLVASLLGEGAVTWVNLARKLMNLPLIALMSLNQVLLGMMSRRQGDERLALLKRGLETASLLTLPAGVGLVAAAPSLVALLLPKQSADSPLPLLLAWFAVPLVFGAWNALLARYAYAAGDTRQPLRCELLGSLVNVLLLGALPFVFGLAGIPLAALAGVLCTALLLMQRQALLDALPWPRHWLISAGVLSLAALLLFGIDGVWLQLGLSTLAGAVVLLAMGLWLKPWRKA, from the coding sequence ATGCTGGGCTCCGCCGCTTGGCTGACCGTGGCGACCCTGCTGGGCCTGTGCCTGGGGTTTGCCCGCGAATGGCTGCTGGTGGCGGCCTGGGGCGCGGGGGAGCGCAGTGATGCGTTCCTGATCGCGCTGTTTCTGCCCGAGGCGCTGCGCATGTCGCTGGCTGGCGGCGTGCTGAGCGCCGCCGCGTTGCCGCTGTACCTGGGTCGCAAGGACGGCGAGCGCCTGGACTGGCTGGCGGTGCTGTTCCCGGCCTTGATGCTGATTGCGCTGGTCACCAGCCTGCTGCTGACCCTGCTGGCGCCGTGGCTGGTGCAAGTGCTCGGGCCGGGGTTGGCGGCCAGTGCCACGGCCCTCGCCGGCAGCAATTTGCAAATCGTCGCCTGGTGCGTGCCGGGCCTGATGCTGCACGCGCTGTTCAGTATTCCGTTGCAGGCCAGCGAACGTTTTGTGCTGGCCGGGCTGGGCTCGTTGCTGTTCAACCTGCCACCGGTGACCTACCTGGCCCTGGCCGGCACCGCGACCCAACCGCACTCGCTGGCCCTGGCCTGCCTGGCCGGCAGCCTGTTGATGCCATTGGCGCTGCTGCCGTCGATCTGGCGCCAGGGCTGGCGGCCGTGGCGCTGGCAACTGAGCGTTGCGCCGCTGCGCGAGCTGGGCCAGCGCATCGGCCCGTTATTGCTGAGCAATGGCGCCAGCCAGGGCCTGGCGCTGATCGAACGGCTGGTGGCGTCGCTGTTGGGCGAAGGTGCGGTGACCTGGGTGAACCTGGCGCGCAAGCTGATGAACCTGCCGCTGATTGCGCTGATGAGCCTCAACCAGGTGCTGCTGGGCATGATGAGCCGCCGTCAGGGCGACGAGCGCCTGGCCCTGCTCAAGCGCGGCCTGGAGACCGCCAGCCTGCTGACCCTGCCCGCCGGCGTCGGCCTGGTGGCGGCGGCGCCCAGCCTGGTGGCGTTGCTGTTGCCCAAGCAATCGGCGGATTCGCCGCTGCCGCTGTTGCTCGCGTGGTTCGCCGTGCCGTTGGTGTTCGGCGCCTGGAACGCCTTGCTGGCGCGTTACGCCTACGCTGCCGGCGACACGCGCCAGCCACTGCGCTGCGAGTTGCTCGGCAGCCTGGTCAACGTGCTGCTGCTCGGCGCCCTGCCCTTCGTCTTCGGCCTGGCCGGTATCCCCTTGGCCGCCCTGGCCGGAGTGCTCTGCACCGCCTTGTTGCTGATGCAGCGCCAGGCCTTGCTCGACGCCCTGCCCTGGCCCCGGCATTGGCTCATCAGTGCGGGCGTGCTGAGCTTGGCCGCGCTGCTGCTGTTTGGCATTGACGGTGTGTGGCTGCAACTGGGGCTGAGCACCCTGGCCGGCGCCGTGGTGTTGCTCGCGATGGGGCTGTGGCTCAAGCCGTGGCGCAAGGCATGA
- a CDS encoding DUF4174 domain-containing protein has translation MLIRSLTLATLMAFTGPLLAADDINPLKQDLGKARPLVVVELDSGNATLAELKKQLDEPAIKQSFEERSMVFYTVKFGSIGAEGEKFAKDPKDNKKLTPPETNALIRALKLGAGSGTKVILVGKDGEKKVEKTVPPDTLDLKEFFSAIDQMPMAEKETAAAAPEPEPAAPAPAKGAKPVKHGSKPAPQQLDD, from the coding sequence ATGCTCATCCGGTCGCTGACCCTGGCTACCTTGATGGCTTTTACGGGGCCGCTGTTGGCTGCTGATGATATCAACCCGCTCAAGCAGGACTTGGGCAAGGCCCGGCCGCTGGTAGTGGTGGAATTGGACTCCGGCAACGCCACTCTGGCGGAGCTGAAGAAACAGTTGGATGAACCTGCCATCAAGCAGTCCTTTGAAGAACGCAGCATGGTGTTCTACACCGTGAAGTTCGGCAGCATCGGCGCCGAAGGTGAAAAATTCGCCAAGGACCCGAAGGACAACAAGAAGCTCACGCCGCCGGAAACCAACGCGCTGATCCGTGCGCTCAAGTTGGGTGCTGGCAGTGGCACTAAAGTGATCCTGGTGGGCAAGGATGGTGAGAAGAAAGTCGAGAAGACGGTGCCGCCGGATACCCTCGACCTTAAGGAGTTTTTCAGCGCGATCGACCAGATGCCGATGGCTGAAAAAGAAACCGCCGCCGCCGCCCCGGAACCAGAACCTGCGGCACCGGCGCCAGCGAAGGGCGCCAAGCCTGTGAAGCACGGCAGCAAGCCAGCCCCGCAACAACTGGATGATTGA
- a CDS encoding glycosyltransferase family 1 protein, translating into MRVGLDYRTVGTSPQSGISRQVYALESALHTLPGIELERFTVAPLGDETRLQAHCPDWGCAKTAMHQPQNRLRFEAGFLPRALREQHIDVYISTFNMGLPLPPKPKGLRTVVLLHDLFQITLNNYHANRLKALVYKTSDRLSIAYAVHSADRVWTPSQYSADETVRLFPKAAGKVRVLPNQVDGFAELAADLSARQLPEHYWLLVGTRELRKNVPFLVDAWQQARRQSPHVPELVLVGSLEHLPEAQRTLPGIRALSGVSDAELHALYRQASRLWQPSYAEGFGLPVIEALSVGTPVAVASGTSLDEITPPSAPRFSPTDGPALVQLMLSLGERPAEDTPEQRRQWAARFNHHAYRRRLAELIEELT; encoded by the coding sequence ATGCGTGTAGGCCTGGATTACCGCACCGTCGGCACCTCGCCGCAATCGGGCATCAGCCGCCAGGTGTATGCGCTGGAAAGCGCCCTGCACACCTTGCCGGGCATCGAGCTTGAGCGGTTTACCGTGGCGCCCCTGGGCGATGAAACCCGATTGCAGGCCCATTGCCCGGATTGGGGCTGCGCGAAAACCGCCATGCACCAGCCACAGAATCGCCTGCGCTTCGAGGCCGGCTTTTTGCCGCGCGCGCTGCGTGAGCAGCATATCGACGTGTACATCAGCACCTTCAACATGGGCCTGCCGTTGCCGCCCAAGCCTAAAGGTTTGCGCACCGTGGTGCTGTTGCATGACCTGTTCCAGATCACCTTGAACAACTACCACGCCAACCGCCTCAAAGCGCTGGTCTACAAGACCAGTGATCGCCTGTCGATTGCGTACGCGGTGCACAGCGCCGACCGCGTGTGGACGCCGTCGCAGTACAGCGCCGACGAGACCGTGCGGCTGTTTCCCAAGGCGGCGGGCAAGGTTCGCGTGCTGCCCAACCAGGTCGACGGTTTTGCCGAACTGGCAGCGGACCTGTCCGCGCGCCAACTGCCCGAGCATTATTGGCTGCTGGTGGGCACCCGCGAGCTGCGCAAGAACGTGCCGTTTCTGGTCGACGCGTGGCAGCAGGCGCGGCGCCAATCCCCCCACGTGCCGGAGTTGGTGCTGGTGGGCAGCCTGGAGCATCTGCCCGAAGCCCAGCGCACATTGCCAGGGATTCGCGCATTGAGCGGTGTGTCGGATGCCGAGTTGCATGCGCTGTACCGCCAGGCCTCGCGCCTGTGGCAGCCGTCTTACGCGGAAGGCTTTGGTTTACCGGTGATTGAAGCGCTCAGCGTCGGCACGCCGGTGGCGGTGGCCAGCGGCACCTCGCTGGATGAAATCACCCCGCCATCGGCGCCGCGTTTTTCGCCCACCGATGGCCCGGCGCTGGTGCAGTTGATGCTCAGCCTGGGCGAACGCCCGGCTGAAGACACACCCGAGCAACGACGCCAATGGGCAGCGCGTTTCAACCACCACGCCTACCGCCGGCGCCTGGCCGAACTGATCGAGGAACTCACGTGA
- a CDS encoding acyltransferase family protein gives MKHRWIQMDIAKGIGILVIVYAHSWFVATSPDLMYPILASFILPLFFFLSGVFFKPEQPFVEMAVRKADGLLKPFFFTMLLYVTVRAVLRGQPLLPDIGGVLYASVDTIPWQAMWFLPHFWVAILFSWVVLRLIRRLSLPVSCLVMVAPLLLGIWILPLFWQLPVTLGGQTWVLPGLPFSLDITLISSTCFIYGYLLRDWLRTHAGSWLTLLVSVVLFAAVFLYRGDTMDLAQRRYDHWLWTSLLAVIGVYACWALAKVLMVSALVTRAMTYIGQSTLILLIFHGEIQHKTFDLLERLGLHAFAAACIGFVVAVGVPLLIGEVIKRVAFLRFFYFPFPVRKAPEARRSTNVD, from the coding sequence ATGAAACACCGTTGGATTCAAATGGACATCGCCAAGGGCATCGGCATTCTGGTGATCGTGTATGCACACAGCTGGTTCGTCGCCACCTCCCCGGACCTGATGTACCCGATTTTGGCGTCGTTCATATTGCCGCTGTTTTTCTTCCTGTCCGGGGTGTTTTTCAAGCCCGAGCAGCCGTTCGTGGAGATGGCCGTGCGCAAGGCCGACGGCCTGCTCAAGCCGTTTTTTTTCACCATGCTGCTGTATGTCACCGTGCGTGCCGTGCTGCGTGGCCAACCGCTGCTGCCGGATATCGGCGGGGTGCTGTATGCCTCGGTTGACACCATCCCATGGCAGGCGATGTGGTTTCTGCCGCACTTCTGGGTGGCGATCCTGTTCAGTTGGGTAGTGCTGCGGCTGATCCGGCGCCTGTCGCTGCCGGTGAGCTGCCTGGTGATGGTGGCGCCGCTGCTGCTCGGCATCTGGATACTACCGCTCTTCTGGCAATTGCCGGTCACCCTGGGTGGGCAAACCTGGGTGCTGCCCGGCCTGCCGTTCAGCCTCGATATCACCTTGATCAGCAGCACCTGTTTTATCTACGGCTACCTGCTGCGCGACTGGCTGCGTACTCATGCCGGGTCATGGCTGACCTTGTTGGTTTCAGTGGTGCTGTTCGCCGCGGTGTTCCTGTACCGGGGCGACACCATGGACCTCGCCCAGCGCCGGTACGACCATTGGTTGTGGACCAGCCTGCTGGCGGTGATCGGCGTGTACGCGTGCTGGGCCCTGGCAAAGGTGCTGATGGTATCGGCGCTGGTGACCCGGGCGATGACCTACATCGGGCAGTCGACGCTGATCCTGTTGATCTTCCACGGCGAGATCCAGCACAAGACCTTCGACCTGCTGGAGCGCCTGGGCCTGCACGCATTTGCCGCGGCGTGCATTGGTTTTGTGGTGGCGGTGGGGGTGCCGTTGTTGATTGGTGAAGTGATCAAGCGGGTGGCGTTTTTGCGGTTTTTCTATTTTCCGTTTCCGGTGCGCAAGGCGCCTGAAGCCCGGCGCTCAACTAATGTGGATTAA
- a CDS encoding glutathione S-transferase N-terminal domain-containing protein gives MYTLYGIDESGSCMIEIALQRCAVPWRRVDAASWADGEGSDELARINPLKQVPTLVTPDGKVLTESAAILIHLGLEFPHAHLLSGDRAAILRGLVYIAANCYSAIGIIDYPQRWLGDVNEAAQTQLITGTRRYLHQAWVVFADQFAEQLFAPEGEPNALGIMAAAVSRWDEARDVLSGLAPSFAQTLAQVDADPIVAPVFARHWPEWKVS, from the coding sequence ATGTACACGCTCTATGGCATCGACGAATCCGGCTCGTGCATGATCGAAATCGCCCTGCAGCGTTGCGCGGTGCCGTGGCGGCGGGTGGATGCGGCCTCCTGGGCTGACGGTGAGGGCAGCGACGAACTGGCTCGTATCAACCCGCTCAAACAGGTGCCCACGCTGGTCACCCCCGACGGCAAGGTGCTGACGGAAAGCGCCGCGATCCTGATCCACCTGGGCCTGGAGTTTCCCCACGCCCACCTGCTGAGCGGCGATCGCGCTGCGATCCTGCGCGGCCTGGTGTACATCGCCGCCAACTGCTACTCGGCCATCGGCATCATCGACTACCCGCAACGCTGGCTGGGCGATGTGAATGAAGCCGCGCAGACGCAGCTGATCACCGGCACGCGGCGTTACTTGCATCAGGCCTGGGTGGTGTTCGCCGATCAGTTTGCCGAGCAACTCTTTGCCCCCGAGGGCGAGCCGAATGCGCTGGGCATCATGGCGGCGGCCGTGTCGCGTTGGGATGAGGCCAGGGACGTGTTGAGCGGCTTGGCGCCGAGCTTTGCGCAGACCCTGGCGCAGGTGGATGCCGACCCCATCGTAGCCCCCGTTTTTGCTCGGCATTGGCCGGAGTGGAAGGTCTCGTAA
- a CDS encoding O-antigen ligase, which translates to MRANLTSLVAILFGLLFGALALVLSPAKAFLAVLGLAGAVTILRFPFWGLLLFAFVATFMPFSTVNLGIRSTVSEAILALTWGAILWQSFLARLPKGASLTRRPTDQMLLWLMLFSVVPFMVGQVTIQADTSGVANWLRWLLNLSGVFIAAKLLVDHKHREHLVIALLLGTLAMLVLSIGVFVRTRSGAGIAPILALFNYANFDTLKFGLEAMSSRMGSPWTHPNAIGGIMALLLPLAFCFGMTEQGWKRALGLGVACLGAAALLLASSRGAMVSLALVLMWMATRRVPYTGRLLMIGAALTVALVIAYPPLQERLATIFSSSNASTEVRFDEYRMFPQAVAAYPFGIGFKVDPPVPGTHFLGISNLWLNYIYKIGIVGMLFFVAVTVRWWREARPETGPIRLTKDNALWLGTTGGLLSALVSGLFDHYFSFAVVMVALFWLMVGINVLEARRLFPARLPQVKAVASREPLLDGARP; encoded by the coding sequence GTGAGAGCGAACCTGACCAGCCTCGTCGCGATCCTCTTTGGCCTGCTGTTTGGCGCGCTGGCCCTGGTGCTGTCACCGGCCAAGGCGTTCCTCGCCGTGCTCGGCCTGGCGGGGGCGGTGACCATCCTGCGTTTCCCGTTCTGGGGCCTGTTGTTGTTTGCGTTTGTGGCAACGTTCATGCCGTTTTCCACGGTCAACCTGGGCATTCGCAGTACGGTCAGCGAGGCGATCCTGGCGCTGACCTGGGGCGCGATCCTGTGGCAAAGCTTCCTCGCGCGCCTGCCCAAGGGGGCGAGCCTGACACGGCGCCCTACCGACCAGATGCTGTTGTGGCTGATGCTGTTCAGCGTGGTCCCGTTCATGGTCGGCCAGGTCACCATCCAGGCCGACACCAGCGGCGTGGCCAACTGGCTACGCTGGCTGCTGAACCTGTCGGGGGTGTTTATCGCCGCCAAGTTGCTGGTGGACCACAAGCATCGCGAACACCTGGTGATCGCCCTGCTGCTGGGCACCCTGGCGATGCTGGTGCTGTCGATCGGGGTGTTTGTGCGCACACGTTCCGGGGCCGGGATTGCGCCGATCCTGGCGCTGTTCAACTACGCCAACTTCGACACGTTGAAATTCGGCCTGGAGGCCATGTCCTCGCGCATGGGGTCGCCGTGGACGCACCCAAATGCCATCGGCGGGATCATGGCGCTGCTGCTGCCGCTGGCCTTCTGTTTTGGCATGACCGAGCAAGGCTGGAAACGCGCGCTCGGCCTGGGCGTGGCGTGCCTCGGGGCGGCGGCGTTGCTGTTGGCCAGTAGCCGCGGGGCGATGGTCAGTCTGGCGTTGGTGCTGATGTGGATGGCCACACGCCGCGTGCCTTACACCGGGCGCCTGCTGATGATCGGCGCGGCGTTGACCGTGGCGCTGGTGATCGCCTACCCACCGCTGCAGGAGCGCCTGGCGACGATTTTCTCCTCGAGCAACGCCAGTACCGAAGTGCGCTTCGACGAATACCGCATGTTCCCCCAAGCCGTGGCGGCCTACCCGTTCGGCATCGGCTTCAAGGTCGACCCGCCGGTACCGGGCACGCATTTCCTGGGGATCTCCAACCTGTGGCTGAACTACATCTACAAGATCGGCATTGTCGGCATGCTGTTTTTCGTCGCGGTGACCGTGCGCTGGTGGCGGGAAGCGCGCCCGGAAACCGGCCCGATCCGGCTGACCAAGGACAACGCCCTGTGGCTGGGCACCACCGGCGGGCTTCTGTCGGCGCTGGTCAGTGGTTTGTTTGACCACTACTTCAGCTTTGCGGTGGTGATGGTCGCGCTGTTCTGGCTGATGGTGGGCATCAATGTGCTGGAGGCGCGTCGCCTGTTTCCGGCGCGCCTGCCGCAGGTCAAGGCCGTAGCGTCGCGCGAGCCGCTGCTTGATGGCGCGCGGCCCTGA
- a CDS encoding DNA polymerase II — MDLQQGFVLTRHWRDTPAGTEVSFWLATDQGPRFIRLPVQTSVMFIPEAHRKPLDWLLKGERDIELRPLQLCDFHHRPVLGLYTRQHRQLMDVEKRLRAAGVDVYEADVRPPERYMMERFITAPVWFGGTPDASGVLCDAQMKPAPEYRPPLKLVSLDIETTAQGDLYSIALEGCGERQVYMLGPPNKTTAVDFKLDYCDTRAQLLERLNQWLATHDPDAIIGWNVVQFDLRVLHEHAQRLGVPLMLGRGDEPMAWREHGSRNHYFAAAAGRLIIDGIEALRSATWSFESFSLENVAQTLLGEGKDISTPYQRMDEINRMFAEDKPALARYNLKDCELVTRIFAKTELLKFLLERASVTGLPADRNGGSVAAFTHLYMPLMHRQGFVAPNLGDKPPEASPGGFVMDSRPGLYESVLVLDYKSLYPSIIRSFLIDPVGLIEGLKHPGDSESVEGFRGARFSRTRHCLPAIVARVSEGREEAKREHNAPLSQALKIIMNAFYGVLGSSGCRFFDTRLASSITMRGHQIMRQTRALVEAQGYEVIYGDTDSTFVWLGAAHSQAEAGRIGQALVQHVNAWWREHLHTEFGLQSALELQYETHFTRFLMPTIRGAEEGSKKRYAGLVVRGDGSEEMVYKGLETVRSDWSPLARQFQQALYQRIFHRQPHQDYIRDYVRRTLSGEFDELLIYRKRLRRRLDDYERNVPPHVRAARLADDYNDRLGRPRQYQRGGWISYVISVNGPEPLEVRQAPIDYDHYVTRQLQPVADAILPFVNDDFATLVGGQMGLF, encoded by the coding sequence GTGGATTTACAGCAGGGTTTTGTCCTGACCCGGCATTGGCGCGACACCCCAGCGGGTACGGAGGTCAGCTTCTGGCTGGCCACCGACCAGGGGCCACGGTTTATCCGCCTACCCGTGCAGACGTCGGTGATGTTCATCCCCGAGGCCCATCGCAAACCGCTCGATTGGCTACTCAAGGGCGAGCGCGATATCGAGTTGCGCCCGCTGCAATTGTGCGACTTCCATCATCGCCCGGTGTTGGGCCTGTACACCCGCCAGCACCGCCAATTGATGGACGTGGAAAAACGCCTGCGCGCTGCCGGTGTGGATGTCTACGAAGCCGACGTGCGCCCGCCCGAGCGCTACATGATGGAGCGCTTCATCACCGCGCCGGTGTGGTTCGGTGGCACGCCCGACGCCAGCGGCGTGCTGTGCGACGCACAGATGAAACCCGCACCCGAATATCGCCCGCCGTTGAAACTGGTGTCGCTGGACATCGAGACCACCGCCCAGGGCGATCTCTATTCCATCGCTCTCGAAGGTTGCGGCGAGCGCCAGGTGTACATGCTCGGCCCGCCCAACAAGACTACGGCGGTGGACTTCAAGCTCGACTACTGCGACACCCGCGCCCAGTTGCTCGAGCGCCTCAACCAGTGGCTGGCCACCCATGACCCCGACGCAATCATCGGTTGGAATGTGGTGCAGTTCGACCTGCGCGTGCTCCACGAACATGCCCAGCGCCTCGGCGTGCCGCTGATGCTCGGGCGTGGCGACGAGCCCATGGCCTGGCGCGAGCATGGCAGCCGCAACCATTACTTCGCGGCAGCGGCGGGGCGGCTGATCATCGACGGCATCGAAGCGCTGCGCTCGGCCACCTGGAGCTTTGAATCCTTCAGCCTGGAAAACGTCGCGCAAACCCTGCTGGGCGAAGGCAAGGACATCTCCACGCCGTACCAGCGCATGGACGAAATCAACCGCATGTTCGCCGAGGACAAGCCCGCCCTGGCGCGCTACAACCTCAAGGACTGCGAGCTGGTCACGCGGATTTTCGCCAAGACCGAACTGCTCAAGTTCTTGCTTGAGCGCGCCAGCGTCACCGGTCTGCCGGCCGACCGTAACGGTGGCTCGGTGGCGGCCTTCACCCACCTGTATATGCCGCTGATGCATCGCCAGGGCTTCGTCGCGCCGAACCTGGGCGACAAACCACCCGAGGCCAGCCCCGGCGGGTTTGTCATGGACTCGCGCCCCGGCCTTTACGAATCGGTGCTGGTGCTCGATTACAAAAGCCTCTACCCGTCGATCATCCGCAGTTTTCTGATCGACCCGGTGGGCCTGATCGAAGGCCTCAAGCACCCTGGTGACAGCGAGTCGGTGGAAGGTTTTCGCGGCGCGCGTTTCTCACGCACCCGGCACTGCCTGCCGGCCATCGTCGCGCGGGTGTCCGAAGGCCGCGAAGAGGCCAAGCGCGAGCACAACGCGCCGTTGTCCCAGGCGCTGAAAATCATCATGAACGCCTTTTACGGCGTACTCGGCTCCAGCGGTTGCCGGTTCTTCGACACACGGCTGGCGTCGTCGATCACTATGCGCGGCCACCAGATCATGCGCCAGACCCGCGCGCTGGTTGAAGCACAGGGTTATGAAGTGATCTACGGCGACACCGACTCCACCTTTGTCTGGCTTGGTGCTGCGCATTCCCAGGCAGAGGCCGGGCGCATTGGCCAGGCGTTGGTGCAGCACGTCAACGCCTGGTGGCGTGAGCACCTGCACACGGAGTTCGGCCTGCAAAGCGCCCTGGAATTGCAATACGAAACCCACTTCACACGGTTCCTGATGCCGACCATCCGCGGCGCGGAGGAGGGCAGCAAAAAGCGCTATGCCGGCCTGGTGGTGCGCGGCGATGGCAGCGAAGAAATGGTCTACAAAGGCCTGGAAACCGTGCGCAGCGACTGGTCGCCCCTGGCCCGGCAATTCCAGCAGGCGTTGTACCAGCGCATCTTCCATCGCCAGCCCCATCAGGACTACATCCGCGACTACGTGCGCCGCACCCTGAGCGGCGAGTTCGACGAACTGCTCATCTACCGCAAGCGCCTGCGCCGCCGGCTCGACGACTACGAACGCAACGTCCCGCCGCATGTGCGCGCGGCGCGCCTGGCCGACGATTACAACGACCGCCTGGGACGCCCGCGCCAGTACCAGCGCGGTGGCTGGATCAGCTACGTGATCAGCGTCAACGGCCCCGAACCGCTGGAAGTGCGCCAGGCGCCTATCGACTACGACCATTACGTCACCCGGCAATTGCAGCCGGTGGCGGATGCGATCCTGCCGTTTGTAAATGACGATTTTGCCACCCTGGTCGGTGGGCAGATGGGCCTGTTCTAA
- a CDS encoding GNAT family N-acetyltransferase, translating into MTQITLTGTTVELQPLQRAHASALLDAAADGELWNLKVTNVPGPDTLDKYIDTALAGRDAGHVIPFTILRKSTGQVVGSTRFWKVDRVNRKLEIGHTWLAQSTQKTAINTEAKLLLLTYAFEVLDCVRVQFTTDELNEKSRAAILRLGAVQEGIVRHERIMPDGRKRNSVRFSIIDSEWPQVKAALQAKLQR; encoded by the coding sequence ATGACCCAAATCACACTTACCGGCACCACAGTCGAACTCCAGCCCCTGCAACGGGCACACGCGAGCGCCTTGCTTGACGCCGCCGCCGATGGCGAACTGTGGAACCTCAAGGTCACCAACGTGCCGGGCCCGGACACGCTTGATAAGTACATCGACACGGCCCTGGCCGGGCGCGACGCGGGCCACGTGATCCCCTTTACCATCCTGCGCAAAAGCACCGGCCAGGTGGTGGGCAGCACGCGGTTCTGGAAGGTCGACCGGGTTAATCGCAAGCTGGAAATCGGCCATACCTGGCTGGCGCAATCCACGCAAAAAACCGCGATCAATACCGAAGCCAAGCTGTTGCTGCTGACCTACGCTTTCGAAGTGCTGGACTGCGTGCGCGTGCAATTCACCACCGACGAACTGAATGAAAAATCCCGCGCCGCGATCCTGCGCCTGGGCGCGGTGCAGGAAGGCATCGTGCGCCACGAGCGCATCATGCCCGACGGGCGCAAGCGCAACTCGGTGCGCTTCAGCATCATCGATTCGGAATGGCCGCAGGTGAAAGCTGCCTTGCAGGCCAAGCTGCAACGTTAG